In the Ricinus communis isolate WT05 ecotype wild-type chromosome 3, ASM1957865v1, whole genome shotgun sequence genome, GAAAAGGCTCAAGCACTTGATAAAGCAACaactaattttaaatctaaaaaatccATTCTTTATGATTGCAATGCAGCCATCATATGTTCATCCTGCATATAAACTGGTAAGTGTTAAATCTggaattatttgttttaaataatttttgtagCCTTGTaactgtttcttttttatttttaatggttTGTGTAGACTATACCAGCAAGCTTTGCCAAGAAATATTTTGAGAAGAAATACGATAATGCCTTACTTCGTACTGTGGATGGCAAGACCTGGTCTGTTGTGTACAATTACGATTTGAGCAATGGAAAGGTAACAGCCCAAATTGGTCATGGCTGAAAAGAATTTGCACATGAAAATCATTTAAAAGTTGGTGATGTTTGTGTATTTGAACTGATAAACTGCTAAAATCACAATGGAAGTTGTCATTTTTCGACATATCAGAGTTGCAAAGATCAATCCATCACTTGATTAGTAACTATTCATGAATCCAACGGTTAAATTCAGTTCcgttttctaattataatgTGATTCAGAAAACAGAACTTACCCTGCTTTTGGTTGGTGTGATGCagtgaaaaaggaaaaatactCTAACAGGAAGTTGATGCAAAGGCATTCATGTTCAAAGGTTCCTGAAGCTGTTGTAGCAGCCAACAAAGTTACCTCTTTGAATCCTTTCTTCAAAGTAAATATTCGATCAAGCCATGTGGAGCACGGCTCTTTGGTAGAGACTTGAACCTTATTCCTGCATGATAGATTTGTAAAGTTACTGTTTGTAGAAGTTTTATAAATcttgaagagaaaaaatattacGTTAGATTTGAAACATAAAAGCAGATGATTAACTTTCTCTTCTTCCGTGAGATTTTGCTGGACCTGCCGATATTCAAATCCTTGTGCAGACTGTACCTGTGGAATTTGTCAGGATGTATGCCAAGAAGAGCATTGAGAATGTAACATTACAAGTTGCAAGTAGACAGTGGACTGTGAAATTACTAATCTACCGGTCTCCTCATGAAGGTTGCTTTTCTGCAGGATGGTCGTCATTTGCAAAGGAAAATTCTATACAAGTAGGGGATGCTTGCATCTTTGAGTTCGTTAACAGTGAAACCATGTTGCTAAAAGTCTCTATTCTCAGAAATGTTAAGTAACATTCCGTGTCGGAAATGAAACATTCCGGAGGAATTCTTAGATAAATTTGGTCTATgaaactataaattaaattaaatattgataatgcaaataaaccaactaatataaatacaatacttgataaataatattatatttcattatttatttttattttatttacggATTAAAGTTACCTGagaatttctcaatattttataattttttttaatatgttgaGGTGTTTACTTCTTTTGCAATTCATAGGTTGTTCGACGGAAGTTTTTATAGGAAATTACTAACTTTTCCAATTCTCAACTCTATGCTTTTCTAGTTTATGCACATGTCCAGTAAATTTAAAaccttgtttcttttattttgaaaagcaAAAATGAAATCAATCTAAACAAATGGCCGGGTTTTGAATTTGGTAGAAtatataagataaattataGTTAACACACCAAGAAATCTCAGTTGAAGTTAAAATTAGCAATTTTAGTTCAaagttttactttaatataCATTTTGGAGTTCAAAGGTTTACTCCAATATACAATTTGGTCacacgaaaaaaaaaaaggattccTACCTGTAAGCAGTTAATTAAAGGGACCTGTAATGAAGGTGCAAATAACCTTACCTCACCAAGTCCATTCTTCAAAGTGGTCATCAAGTCAGGCCATCTAAAGCGGTTCCCTCTGGTAAGGTTCTTGAACAACATTTGTAGACAtttaaaagaaggaaaagaaaaaaaattaaagaaagttCAGAACTGAAATGCATCACTAGAACTATTACCAACCGTAGAAGGAAATCAAATGCAACTACAGAAATGCCATTGCATTGAGAGCAAATATAGAAACATcaaaattgaatcaaatacTGATAATTGAGAGACATATATGTCTAGTTATGGTACCATGTCACTTGCCATGATGGGGAAGAACTTAAAGTTTCCCTCATCAGTTTCTGAATTGGGCATTTACCACTAGAGTTTATGGCAAAATGTAACAAGCAAAGCACACAGAGTGTGATGTTATATTAATCAACTATGCATCTCGAGGTGTATTGTCAGCTGGATGGCTTGTACTATCTACTCAAAAAGAGCGAAAGGATATGTTAAATCtgattacaaaaatgagtgacaaTGGCTAGACTCTAAATGGAGGTCCGTCTCCAACTGAGAGGGCAGTGGGCTGCTCCATTAAATGGGTGTACGAATTACAATCAAAGTTATGACTGTTTAGTGAACCAATGCTTTAACAGGTCGGCAAAATTGCATTCAATactgatttgcaaaagaaataaaaatattaaatagattACTAATAATGGGATCAATTAGTTCTATTTGTAGCCTGATTTGATCTAGTTTCCATAACTTATTACCTTTTTCTGCCCGTTCATTTATCACATCATAAAGACCGCTCTGCTCATCCACCTACCATTTTATGGTCTTCCCCCCAAGGACAAAAGCAACAAGAAGAAGCTAACTTTGTTATGTTAACAGGAAAATCCCTTTAAAAAGCTACAAGCTGGTTCATAGAAACTTATCATTCGAAAATGGATTCTTGTCCCAAAAGCGACAAGGAATCCTTGATGTCTAAGGGGAAAAAAACACATTTTTTCAAGATTATTCTCGATGGTAACATTCGTGATGGAAAGCTTGTAAGTGCTCTTCTCTGCCTAGTCTCTACTCATATGTTTCTTATATAATATCCTCCATAACTCTTCTTGCTCTTTAGCCATCTCTCTCGTATACAGAGCCATTCCACTATGAAAACAACATTTTCCTGGGTTAGATTTCTTTGgaaaatgaaattttgtacttctatttggaaattttCTGGTCCAAGTTTTTTAATGATTTCATATGCATCAGTATTTTCCAAGAAGATTCATCAGAAACTATGGAAATGATTTATCAAGTCCGGTAATCCTGAAAGTTTGTAGTGGTGCAAAATGGGAAGTAGAGCTTGTCAAGCATGATGGTGAAATTTGGTTACAAAATGGCTGGAAAGAATTTCAAAAGTATTACTCCCTAGCTCATGGATCCTTCTTAGTTTTCGAATACGATCAAGGAAATTGCGACTTCAATGTAATCATATTTGACAAAAGTGCTACAGAAATAGACTATCCAGTCAGTATCATCAATGGAGATACCAATTATGAGCCTAATCCTGAAAAAGCTGAAAGTAATGTTTCTGTTGAAATCTTGACTCACTTCTCACCGTCtctgaaaacaagaaagaaatcaCCACTACCATTCTCTTTCTCTCCACCTAATAAGAAGATAAAGCTTGAGAATTCTACAGGACAAGTTGAAGGTATTCAACTTCTTCGTAACAAAAATTCTTGAACTTCTATTTTCTTGATACTTACTAGAGGACTGGTATTGCAGCAAGGAAAGGAGGCGTCTCTTGTCAGAAGCAGACGCAGGATGAGGTTGTGGATAGAATAAAACCATTAAATGCTGGGGAAAAGGCTAAAGCACTTGATAAAgcaacaattaattttaaatctaaaaatccATTCTTCATGATTGCAATGCAGCCATCATATGTTCATCTTACATATCAAGTAGTAAGCGTTCGATCTGgaactaattattataatttctttttaggctcttaatttgtttcttcttttctatttaattgtTTGTGTAGGCTATACCAGCAAGCTTtgtcaataaatattttaacaagCAATGTGATAATGCCATCCTGAGTACAGTGGATGGAAAGTCCTGGTCTGTTGTGTACAATTATGATGTGACCAATAGAAAACCAAGAGCTAGAATGAGTCATGGTTGGAAAGAATTTGCGCATGAAAATCACTTACAAATTGGTGATGTTTGTGTCTTTGAACTAATAAATCGGGCTAAAACCACATTGAAAGTTTTCATTTTTCGATGTATTAAAGATGAAAAGATCAATCCATCACCCGGTCAGTTACTATTTATGAATTCAATGgttaatttcattttcattttcagattataatgtgattcaGAAAATAGAAGTTACCCTGTTTTAAGTTGGTGGGATGCAGGAAATAGCAAGCAATTGAAACAGGAAAAGAGTTCTGGGAACAGGAAATTTATGCAAAGGCATTCATGTTTAAAAGTTCTTGAAGCTGCCAACAAATTTACCTCATTGAATCCATTCTTCAAAGTCAAACTGCGAGCAAGCCATCTGGAGCACGGCTGTTTGGTAGGGTCTTGAGCCATATTCATGCATGATAGAATGTCAAGATATCTCACATATGACCATGtttgaagaaattttataaatctttattaaaaaGGATTTTAGATTCGAAACACAAAAGAGATGATCAATTTTCTCTTCTGCCATTAGCATATTATTGTATTGTACATGTAAAAGTGAGATTTCACTTGACCtgatttttaaataacttatGCAGAATCTACCGAAAGGGTTTGTCATTAAACATACCAAGAAAAGCATATCAAATATAATCTTACAGGCTGAAGGGAGAGAGTGGCCTGTGAAATTAATCTTCGACCATTCTCATCGAGGTTGGTTTTCTGCAGGGTGGACTTCATTCGCAAAGGAGAATTCTTTGCAAGTAGGAGATGTTTGCATCTTTGAGTTGGTTAATAGTAAAACTCCGTTGCTAAAAGTCTCAATTTTCAGAAATGTCGAATAGCTCAATCTTATTCCCATCTTAGATTTCATAATTGTTTGAGGATGAAATCAAACTTTCTGTAGGTGCTATTTACTTCTTTTGCGACTTTTGGGAATTGAGtaccaaaattaatttataacttGATGAATAGCATAATTGTCCATAAAATTATGAGTCAAGTTCTGAATATGTTGTTCAGAAATATGACTAATATAGCTACGAGATATTTTATTGACATAACTCTTGAGGCTTGGTGCATGTTATTCCTTATCACCAAACTGGTAGGTTATtagcatatatttattaaatttaaataataaaaatgtcaATTACCCAATATCAAGATGTAAAACTTATTactaaattcttaatttttcagttttattttattttttggagcctttatatttttatttttagtgtaattaaaatcttttagatatatgtatatgtgatttttatttattttattaaatttttatacttcTATCAGACTCAATAGTCcttattaaaagtaaaaattaagtCTTTAATCAAAGCAAGTGTGCTTTTTCTTTAGTtggttttgaaaaaaatatttgtcatCTTAGggtaaattcttaaaaattctttataatgtgaaaaattttcctatttagggtattttttttgttgaggTGGAGAGAGTGGGACTCCGTCCATCACTTGGACTGGTGGATAAATGGACAAGAGCTGTACCAGTTGGACCACAGATGGaggcttaattttatttatttttaaatgaaatttatataaacacTATAGTTTTTCTGGGATGAATTCTTTTTAGGGATATTGGGTGATTTAAGAGTTTATTGTTCAAATTTGTTTAggactttttatttatataataatatttataattatttaaaatataaaattgatgtatcatatattatatttttttactaaaattttaactgtagttaaagttattaaatttgtttaattatagtattttatttaactttaatttttaaaataagtgttaaattaattaaatttaattgaattttaaattaaatagcatacaattagattatattaggcattttttaataacatgatatgtatttataattattaaagatattgagaagtgaattattttttctaaaaaaagttattaataCAAAAGtttaaacttataaatattttctttctctaaattGCTGAAAAATACAATGATTTActattatgaaaatatataaaaagaaatgagagagagattgaaaagaataaagagagGTTAATCAACttgttaaagaaaagaaagaaataagagaaaaaagaagaaagaagaatagagTCTAGATGGGACAAATGGTCAATTTGCCCcctaaatttatattcaagGATCAAATAAatccaatttaatttttttttaaaattaggttttaattaaattataaaaattaaaaataatatttatttcatta is a window encoding:
- the LOC8280159 gene encoding B3 domain-containing transcription factor VRN1 isoform X3 gives rise to the protein MDSCPKSDKESLMSKGKKTHFFKIILDGNIRDGKLYFPRRFIRNYGNDLSSPVILKVCSGAKWEVELVKHDGEIWLQNGWKEFQKYYSLAHGSFLVFEYDQGNCDFNVIIFDKSATEIDYPVSIINGDTNYEPNPEKAESNVSVEILTHFSPSLKTRKKSPLPFSFSPPNKKIKLENSTGQVEARKGGVSCQKQTQDEAIPASFVNKYFNKQCDNAILSTVDGKSWSVVYNYDVTNRKPRARMSHGWKEFAHENHLQIGDVCVFELINRAKTTLKVFIFRCIKDEKINPSPGNSKQLKQEKSSGNRKFMQRHSCLKVLEAANKFTSLNPFFKVKLRASHLEHGCLNLPKGFVIKHTKKSISNIILQAEGREWPVKLIFDHSHRGWFSAGWTSFAKENSLQVGDVCIFELVNSKTPLLKVSIFRNVE
- the LOC8280159 gene encoding B3 domain-containing transcription factor VRN1 isoform X1; protein product: MDSCPKSDKESLMSKGKKTHFFKIILDGNIRDGKLYFPRRFIRNYGNDLSSPVILKVCSGAKWEVELVKHDGEIWLQNGWKEFQKYYSLAHGSFLVFEYDQGNCDFNVIIFDKSATEIDYPVSIINGDTNYEPNPEKAESNVSVEILTHFSPSLKTRKKSPLPFSFSPPNKKIKLENSTGQVEARKGGVSCQKQTQDEVVDRIKPLNAGEKAKALDKATINFKSKNPFFMIAMQPSYVHLTYQVAIPASFVNKYFNKQCDNAILSTVDGKSWSVVYNYDVTNRKPRARMSHGWKEFAHENHLQIGDVCVFELINRAKTTLKVFIFRCIKDEKINPSPGNSKQLKQEKSSGNRKFMQRHSCLKVLEAANKFTSLNPFFKVKLRASHLEHGCLNLPKGFVIKHTKKSISNIILQAEGREWPVKLIFDHSHRGWFSAGWTSFAKENSLQVGDVCIFELVNSKTPLLKVSIFRNVE
- the LOC8280159 gene encoding B3 domain-containing transcription factor VRN1 isoform X4, which translates into the protein MDSCPKSDKESLMSKGKKTHFFKIILDGNIRDGKLYFPRRFIRNYGNDLSSPVILKVCSGAKWEVELVKHDGEIWLQNGWKEFQKYYSLAHGSFLVFEYDQGNCDFNVIIFDKSATEIDYPVSIINGDTNYEPNPEKAESNVSVEILTHFSPSLKTRKKSPLPFSFSPPNKKIKLENSTGQVEARKGGVSCQKQTQDEVVDRIKPLNAGEKAKALDKATINFKSKNPFFMIAMQPSYVHLTYQVAIPASFVNKYFNKQCDNAILSTVDGKSWSVVYNYDVTNRKPRARMSHGWKEFAHENHLQIGDVCVFELINRAKTTLKVFIFRCIKDEKINPSPGNSKQLKQEKSSGNRKFMQRHSCLKVLEAANKFTSLNPFFKVKLRASHLEHGCLGGLHSQRRILCK
- the LOC8280159 gene encoding B3 domain-containing transcription factor VRN1 isoform X2, which produces MVTFVMESFHLSRIQSHSTMKTTFSWYFPRRFIRNYGNDLSSPVILKVCSGAKWEVELVKHDGEIWLQNGWKEFQKYYSLAHGSFLVFEYDQGNCDFNVIIFDKSATEIDYPVSIINGDTNYEPNPEKAESNVSVEILTHFSPSLKTRKKSPLPFSFSPPNKKIKLENSTGQVEARKGGVSCQKQTQDEVVDRIKPLNAGEKAKALDKATINFKSKNPFFMIAMQPSYVHLTYQVAIPASFVNKYFNKQCDNAILSTVDGKSWSVVYNYDVTNRKPRARMSHGWKEFAHENHLQIGDVCVFELINRAKTTLKVFIFRCIKDEKINPSPGNSKQLKQEKSSGNRKFMQRHSCLKVLEAANKFTSLNPFFKVKLRASHLEHGCLNLPKGFVIKHTKKSISNIILQAEGREWPVKLIFDHSHRGWFSAGWTSFAKENSLQVGDVCIFELVNSKTPLLKVSIFRNVE